In the genome of Bacillales bacterium, the window TTTATGAATGTGAAGCTGCAGGAATGGCAGGCGTTCGGCTGCATGCGACTTACACGGGCAACCGTTTGAAAACACAAATTTCCACGATCGTGACGAAGGAGGCGTACCGCCGACGAGGGGTGGCAGGTGCACTTGTCGCGCACATCGAAAAGTGGGCACAGGAGCAAGGCTCCGATTTCCTCTACTTGATGAGCGGAAAGGGGGACCACCGCGCCGCTGCCCGCCAATTTTATAAAAATCATGGGTTTGACATCACCGGCTATCGTTTTGTGAAGAAACTAAAGGGGGATGACGAAATTTGAAGGCCAACTGGATGAGTATACAAAGTTAAAATTGTTGGAACCGCGGCACGCCGAAGCGCTGTGTGTGAAGTGGATGTACGGACAATTCATCGACCATAAAATTTACGCCGCATAACGCGAAGAGTGAGGAGATTAACGTGATGAAAACGATTGGCTTGATTGGCGGGATGAGCTGGGAATCGACGCAAGTGTACTACCGGATTCTTAATGAAAAAATGAAGGAGAAGCTCGGCGGATCCCATTCTTGCGAATGCATTTTGTATTCGGTCGATTTCGCAGAAGTCGAGCGGCTGCAGCACGAAGGAAATTGGGACGCGTTAGCCCGGCAGCTGACGGATATTGCGATAAAATTGCAAGCCGCTGGCGCCGAATTGATTTTGATCGGCACGAACACGATGCACAAAAATTTCGACACGATTCAAAAGCAAGTGGATGCGCCGCTGTTGCATATTGCGGACACGGCTGCGGACGCGATTGTGGAGCAAAGGATGAAGCGTGTCGGCTTGATCGGCACCCGGTTCACGATGGAACAAGATTTTTACGCCGATCGGCTGCGGGATCACGGAATCGAAGTCGTCATTCCGGATGTGAAAGCCAGAATGGCGATCCATGAGGTGATT includes:
- a CDS encoding aspartate/glutamate racemase family protein codes for the protein MKTIGLIGGMSWESTQVYYRILNEKMKEKLGGSHSCECILYSVDFAEVERLQHEGNWDALARQLTDIAIKLQAAGAELILIGTNTMHKNFDTIQKQVDAPLLHIADTAADAIVEQRMKRVGLIGTRFTMEQDFYADRLRDHGIEVVIPDVKARMAIHEVIFFELTKGIISDVSRRKLQNIVDNLEKKGAEGVVLGCTELPMLLDQQHSRLPLFDTTRLHAEAAVNAALRKHP
- a CDS encoding GNAT family N-acetyltransferase, which codes for MKIAIRPYEPKDLEALTEIITEFSSPTTVEEMRERMQRIEANPMYATFIAIYECEAAGMAGVRLHATYTGNRLKTQISTIVTKEAYRRRGVAGALVAHIEKWAQEQGSDFLYLMSGKGDHRAAARQFYKNHGFDITGYRFVKKLKGDDEI